From the genome of Streptacidiphilus rugosus AM-16, one region includes:
- a CDS encoding cation-translocating P-type ATPase codes for MAEQAAGAAPDVDASPWYARTAQEVAIRLGTDPATGLSGARAAELLAADGPNALPEEKPRPDWLRFLDQYRSYMQIILVAAAVVSLAIKEWSTGILLIALTLFNAVTGLRQEGKAESAMNALKSMMEATARVRRDGVETELPAEQLVVGDVVLISAGDEVPADGRIVAANALQIDESALTGESVPASKETTTLTGTRLSPGEQANMAFMNTPVTHGSGLLVVTATGSGTELGKISGMLSATESEQSPLTRELNTLTLWIAAAAGLTMIVMFALGRSRDQAWDALFVSAVSLAIAAIPEALPTVSQVILSVGSLNLAKRHAIVKELPSVETLGFTSAINSDKTGTLTMNQMTVVEVLSPTDRYTVSGTGYRLEGQVHHAAGSSRSVESAVLPYLIANDAKLVDGEVVGDPTEGALLVLGHKAGLDIEGSRERYPRLATLPFDPDYKLMASFNRAEDAAGRPVVRCFVKGAAPAVMGRVTTALADGAGVPWDADLSGRAQAQTERMGGEGLRVMAAAYRDLDPADFDPEGDLLAHVTDLRITSLVAMVDPPREESKAAVASAKDAHIRVRMVTGDDVTTGAAIARQLGIEGEALLGAEFAALSEQERLDRIDAIGVVGRVAPEHKVLLAETLKRKGDVVAMTGDGVNDAPAIKAADIGIAMGSGTDVAKNASRMVLADDNFATIVYAVEEGRKLYDNLTKYIRFVLVLLVTFVLTFLGATLFNIAAGEPFTPAQVLWVHFVVNAPFGFALGFDQESTGLMRRVPRPRGESVLTRPVVVTVGLAGLAVTVLLLALIKLGQVHYGDERIGNSIAFTAFALCLIVAAFECRSERESVLRVSTFDSKQMNLAALGEFVLAVLVTQMDAFHRILGTTDINARQFGWALLAAVALLLAWESGKFLARRSGRRDLV; via the coding sequence ATGGCTGAGCAGGCCGCCGGCGCAGCGCCGGACGTCGACGCGTCGCCCTGGTACGCCCGGACCGCGCAGGAGGTGGCCATCCGGCTGGGAACGGATCCGGCGACCGGGCTCAGCGGGGCCAGGGCGGCCGAACTGCTCGCCGCCGACGGGCCGAACGCGCTGCCCGAGGAGAAGCCGCGCCCCGACTGGCTGCGCTTTCTGGACCAGTACCGCAGCTACATGCAGATCATCCTGGTCGCGGCGGCGGTGGTCTCCCTCGCGATCAAGGAGTGGAGCACCGGCATCCTGCTGATCGCCCTGACGCTCTTCAACGCCGTCACCGGACTGCGCCAGGAGGGCAAGGCGGAGAGCGCGATGAACGCGCTCAAGTCGATGATGGAGGCGACGGCCAGGGTCCGGCGCGACGGGGTGGAGACGGAACTCCCGGCCGAGCAGCTGGTCGTGGGCGACGTCGTGCTGATCTCGGCGGGCGACGAGGTCCCCGCGGACGGCCGGATCGTGGCGGCCAACGCCCTGCAGATCGACGAGTCGGCGCTGACGGGGGAGAGCGTCCCCGCGTCGAAGGAGACGACGACGCTGACCGGCACCCGGCTCTCCCCCGGCGAGCAGGCCAACATGGCCTTCATGAACACGCCGGTCACCCACGGCAGCGGACTGCTGGTGGTGACCGCGACCGGCTCCGGCACCGAACTCGGAAAGATCTCGGGGATGTTGTCGGCCACCGAGTCGGAGCAGTCGCCGCTCACCCGTGAGCTGAACACCCTGACGCTGTGGATCGCCGCGGCGGCCGGCCTGACCATGATCGTGATGTTCGCCCTCGGCCGCAGCCGGGACCAGGCGTGGGACGCGCTCTTCGTCAGCGCCGTCTCGCTGGCGATCGCCGCGATCCCGGAGGCGCTGCCGACGGTCAGTCAGGTCATCCTCTCCGTCGGCAGCCTCAACCTGGCCAAGCGTCACGCGATCGTGAAGGAGCTGCCGTCGGTCGAGACCCTCGGCTTCACCTCCGCCATCAACTCGGACAAGACCGGCACCCTGACGATGAACCAGATGACGGTCGTCGAGGTGCTCAGTCCCACCGACCGCTACACCGTCTCCGGCACCGGCTACCGCCTGGAAGGACAGGTCCACCACGCCGCGGGCTCCTCCCGGAGCGTCGAGTCCGCCGTCCTGCCCTACCTGATCGCCAACGACGCCAAGCTGGTGGACGGCGAGGTCGTGGGCGACCCGACCGAGGGCGCGCTGCTGGTCCTCGGGCACAAGGCCGGCCTGGACATCGAGGGCAGCCGCGAGCGCTACCCCCGGCTGGCGACCCTGCCCTTCGACCCGGACTACAAACTGATGGCCAGCTTCAACCGAGCCGAGGACGCGGCCGGCCGGCCGGTGGTGCGCTGCTTCGTGAAGGGCGCCGCGCCGGCCGTCATGGGCCGGGTCACCACCGCGCTGGCGGACGGGGCCGGCGTCCCCTGGGACGCGGACCTCAGCGGCCGCGCCCAGGCGCAGACCGAGCGGATGGGCGGCGAGGGACTGCGGGTGATGGCCGCGGCCTACCGGGACCTGGACCCGGCCGACTTCGACCCGGAGGGCGACCTGCTGGCGCACGTCACCGACCTGCGCATCACCAGCCTGGTCGCGATGGTCGACCCGCCGCGCGAGGAGTCGAAGGCCGCCGTCGCCAGCGCGAAGGACGCCCACATCCGCGTCCGGATGGTCACCGGCGACGACGTCACCACCGGCGCCGCCATCGCCCGCCAGCTCGGCATCGAGGGGGAGGCGCTGCTGGGCGCCGAGTTCGCCGCGCTGTCCGAGCAGGAGCGCCTGGACCGGATCGACGCGATCGGCGTGGTCGGCCGGGTCGCCCCCGAACACAAGGTGCTGCTCGCCGAGACGCTGAAGCGGAAGGGCGACGTGGTCGCGATGACCGGCGACGGTGTCAACGACGCCCCGGCCATCAAGGCCGCCGACATCGGCATCGCCATGGGCAGCGGCACCGACGTGGCCAAGAACGCCAGCCGGATGGTCCTCGCCGACGACAACTTCGCCACCATCGTCTACGCGGTGGAGGAGGGCAGGAAGCTCTACGACAACCTCACCAAGTACATCCGCTTCGTGCTGGTGCTGCTGGTGACCTTCGTGCTGACCTTCCTCGGCGCCACCCTCTTCAACATCGCCGCCGGTGAACCCTTCACCCCGGCCCAGGTCCTGTGGGTCCACTTCGTCGTCAACGCCCCGTTCGGCTTCGCCCTGGGCTTCGACCAGGAGAGCACCGGACTGATGCGCCGGGTGCCCCGTCCGCGCGGCGAGTCCGTGCTGACCAGGCCGGTCGTCGTGACCGTCGGACTCGCCGGGCTGGCGGTGACCGTCCTGCTGCTCGCGCTGATCAAGCTGGGCCAGGTCCACTACGGCGACGAGCGCATCGGCAACTCCATCGCCTTCACCGCCTTCGCGCTCTGCCTGATCGTGGCCGCCTTCGAGTGCCGCAGCGAGCGCGAGTCGGTGCTGCGGGTCAGCACCTTCGACAGCAAGCAGATGAACCTGGCCGCCCTGGGCGAGTTCGTCCTCGCTGTCCTGGTCACCCAGATGGACGCGTTCCACCGCATCCTCGGCACCACCGACATCAACGCCCGGCAGTTCGGCTGGGCGCTCCTCGCCGCCGTGGCACTGCTGCTGGCGTGGGAGTCCGGCAAGTTCCTGGCCCGCCGTTCGGGGCGGAGAGACCTGGTGTGA
- a CDS encoding polyphosphate kinase 2 family protein: MADRKTVRRIAEFIEPLRVEPGSRVRLARDFDPRFKAGMKKHEGVELLRTGVSLLAEYQAKLAAEDTHGVLLCLQALDAGGKDGTIRHVMSGVNPQGVHVSSFKVPSSEELDHDYLWRYAARLPARGDIAIFNRSHYEEVLVVRVHPENLDRQMLPEEMRGPGLWRRRYRAINDWERHLTDNGFRVVKIFLNLSKEEQRKRFLKRVDLPEKNWKFSAADARERQYWDDYQKAFSEMLSATSTPWAPWYVVPADRKWFARICAAALLVHTLMDIDPQYPEVDKKTRKALRAAKRDLEDEAPEGAERDPYAAEHRSGGHG, encoded by the coding sequence ATGGCGGACAGGAAGACGGTCAGAAGGATCGCCGAGTTCATCGAGCCGCTGCGGGTGGAGCCCGGTTCCCGCGTCCGTCTCGCGCGGGACTTCGACCCCCGCTTCAAGGCCGGGATGAAGAAGCACGAGGGCGTCGAGCTGCTGCGCACCGGCGTGTCCCTGCTGGCGGAGTACCAGGCGAAGCTCGCCGCGGAGGACACCCACGGGGTGCTGCTCTGCCTGCAGGCGCTCGACGCCGGGGGCAAGGACGGCACCATCCGCCACGTCATGAGCGGGGTGAACCCGCAGGGCGTGCACGTCAGCAGCTTCAAGGTGCCCTCCAGCGAGGAGCTCGACCACGACTACCTGTGGCGCTACGCCGCGAGGCTGCCCGCCAGGGGGGACATCGCCATCTTCAACCGGTCCCACTACGAGGAGGTCCTCGTGGTGCGGGTGCACCCGGAGAACCTCGACCGGCAGATGTTGCCCGAGGAGATGCGTGGCCCCGGCCTGTGGCGACGCCGCTACCGGGCGATCAACGACTGGGAACGTCACCTCACCGACAACGGCTTCCGGGTGGTGAAGATCTTCCTGAACCTCTCCAAGGAGGAGCAGCGCAAGCGCTTCCTCAAGCGGGTCGACCTGCCGGAGAAGAACTGGAAGTTCTCCGCGGCCGACGCCAGGGAGCGCCAGTACTGGGACGACTACCAGAAGGCTTTCTCCGAGATGCTCTCGGCCACCAGCACCCCGTGGGCGCCCTGGTACGTCGTTCCCGCCGACCGCAAGTGGTTCGCCAGGATCTGCGCCGCGGCGCTGCTGGTGCACACCCTGATGGACATCGATCCGCAGTACCCCGAGGTCGACAAGAAGACCCGCAAGGCGCTGCGGGCGGCCAAGCGCGACCTGGAGGACGAGGCTCCCGAGGGCGCCGAACGGGACCCGTACGCGGCGGAGCACCGGAGTGGCGGGCATGGCTGA
- a CDS encoding DUF7144 family membrane protein, protein MTTATHHHPRRAAAGAAGTEIGRPGLVTFAGVLLALLGFLNGLDGIAAIANSKVFVGNATFVFGDLRTWGWVVLALAVVQIGAAYGVLVARAEWARWTGIVVLCLNAFVQMAFIPSYPLWSLLIIAVDVVAIYGLTVWSAGNRPASAADGTGGTGPSA, encoded by the coding sequence GTGACCACCGCTACCCACCACCACCCCCGCCGTGCCGCGGCCGGGGCGGCCGGAACCGAGATCGGGCGCCCGGGGCTGGTGACCTTCGCCGGGGTGCTGCTGGCGCTGCTGGGCTTCCTCAACGGGCTGGACGGCATCGCCGCCATCGCCAACTCGAAGGTCTTCGTCGGCAACGCGACCTTCGTCTTCGGTGACCTGCGCACCTGGGGCTGGGTGGTGCTGGCCCTGGCGGTGGTCCAGATCGGCGCCGCCTACGGCGTCCTGGTCGCCCGCGCCGAGTGGGCCCGGTGGACCGGCATCGTCGTGCTCTGCCTCAACGCCTTCGTGCAGATGGCCTTCATCCCCTCGTACCCGCTGTGGTCGCTCCTGATCATCGCGGTCGACGTGGTCGCCATCTACGGCCTGACCGTCTGGTCCGCCGGCAACCGCCCGGCGTCCGCGGCGGACGGCACCGGAGGCACCGGCCCGAGCGCCTGA
- a CDS encoding SHOCT domain-containing protein, which translates to MNYPLLDIFLTTMWFFLWVLWIFLLVRVFMDLFRDPDIGGWGKAGWAVFLILLPFLGVFVYLIARGKGMAERQAKEMAAAEDDFRARVRDAAKDQPGPDTGEQLARLVELKNHGDLTDEEYQKAKSKVLAA; encoded by the coding sequence GTGAACTATCCGTTGCTGGACATCTTTCTCACCACCATGTGGTTCTTCCTGTGGGTCCTGTGGATCTTCTTGCTGGTGCGGGTGTTCATGGACCTGTTCCGGGACCCGGACATCGGCGGCTGGGGCAAGGCCGGCTGGGCCGTGTTCCTGATCCTGCTGCCCTTCCTCGGCGTCTTCGTCTATCTGATCGCCCGCGGCAAGGGCATGGCGGAGCGCCAGGCCAAGGAGATGGCGGCGGCCGAGGACGACTTCCGGGCCCGCGTGCGCGACGCGGCCAAGGACCAGCCCGGTCCCGACACCGGCGAGCAGCTCGCCCGCCTCGTCGAGCTGAAGAACCACGGCGACCTGACCGACGAGGAGTACCAGAAGGCCAAGTCCAAGGTGCTGGCCGCCTGA
- a CDS encoding helix-turn-helix transcriptional regulator, with the protein MYDPQQPSTPPAAAPGLPNGDPVLLTRLHAPGPMTAFVRRDRLVRRLDEAVRLPVTLVNGPAGAGKTMLVADWLTCGRIPGPTAWLTLETGDNLPGNFWAYVREALFRAAPDDLPADVGVPAQAEHVEPSLLVRLAAWINSRPEPFVLVLDECEQLNNPDLTGQLHDLIRHTEEHLRLVLISRNEPLLPLHRYRAAGLLTEIRTADLALRLPEATEVLARHGLRPSPATVEAVNRKLTGWTAGLRLLALAARDVDDVDTCLKRIETEQAALSDFLLAEVLKVQPHESQDLLLRCSILGLVHPDLADALTGRRDGRRILTELHQTNAFTEALPDDWYRLHPMFASILRLHLSATAPDQVEALHERAARWLAAHERHRTALDHAAAGGAWDFAAQIVVDQLALGELFTGREVGRLRDLFSRMPASARSPAAELVRAALHLTADDVETAVTVLDRVAPALPPEEAGPQLAAALLHAEAGRLLGSAEIADSAARRAHGLERSAPPSRLAEHPELLTHVDVDLASALLAEGRLEEAGQALDAAAQAPVSTATALLRHDSLCRLALIDYLRGWPGRAEQRVRRADQEAESASLPADSRFGVGDLVLAAAALEREEVGVAQEALTRLETAQESRSDPVVALGRGVVRADLHVVQGNPEAALELLEETRRHELAGHPSAWGRERLAITAAAAHLAAGHPEAALEVLAEVQDGGPGTIVAAARARLVAGRTDGRTVEQLQALRDDPEVGTAPRTRALLLLAQTSSAHGDDDSTRLLRQAIATAQPERLRRPFRECASWVRPQLRRHPQLAQSHLWLPGDLRPPGPDGVTDGAADAAVEALTERELSVLACAARMMSTQEIAEDLFLSPNTVKTHLKSINRKLATSSRREAVRKAARLHLLDDL; encoded by the coding sequence ATGTACGACCCCCAGCAGCCGTCGACACCGCCGGCCGCGGCGCCCGGACTTCCGAACGGCGACCCGGTCCTGCTCACCCGGCTGCACGCACCGGGACCCATGACCGCCTTCGTGCGCCGCGACCGCCTGGTCCGCAGGCTCGACGAGGCCGTCAGACTCCCGGTCACCCTCGTCAACGGGCCCGCGGGCGCGGGCAAGACGATGCTGGTGGCCGACTGGCTGACCTGCGGCCGGATACCGGGGCCCACGGCGTGGCTGACCCTGGAGACCGGGGACAACCTCCCCGGCAACTTCTGGGCCTACGTACGCGAGGCGCTGTTCCGCGCGGCCCCCGACGACCTGCCCGCGGACGTCGGCGTTCCCGCGCAGGCCGAGCATGTCGAACCGTCCCTGCTGGTGCGCCTGGCCGCGTGGATCAACAGCAGGCCGGAACCGTTCGTGCTGGTGCTGGACGAGTGCGAGCAGCTCAACAACCCCGACCTGACCGGCCAGTTGCACGACCTGATCCGGCACACCGAGGAGCACCTGCGGCTGGTGCTGATCAGCAGGAACGAGCCGCTGCTGCCGCTGCACCGCTACCGGGCCGCCGGCCTGCTGACCGAGATCCGCACCGCGGACCTGGCGCTTCGGCTCCCCGAGGCCACCGAGGTGCTGGCCAGGCACGGCCTGCGCCCCAGCCCGGCCACGGTGGAGGCGGTGAACCGGAAGCTCACCGGGTGGACGGCAGGACTGCGCCTGCTGGCCCTCGCCGCCAGGGACGTGGACGACGTCGACACCTGTCTCAAGCGGATCGAGACCGAGCAGGCGGCGCTGTCGGACTTCCTGCTCGCCGAGGTGCTGAAGGTCCAGCCCCACGAGTCGCAGGACCTCCTGCTGCGCTGCAGCATCCTGGGCCTGGTCCACCCCGACCTGGCCGACGCGCTCACCGGACGCCGCGACGGCCGCCGCATCCTGACCGAGCTGCACCAGACCAACGCCTTCACCGAGGCCCTGCCCGACGACTGGTACCGGCTGCACCCGATGTTCGCCAGCATCCTGCGGCTGCACCTGAGCGCCACCGCACCCGACCAGGTCGAGGCGCTCCACGAACGCGCCGCACGCTGGCTGGCCGCCCACGAGCGGCACCGGACCGCACTGGACCACGCCGCCGCGGGCGGCGCCTGGGACTTCGCCGCCCAGATCGTCGTCGACCAGCTGGCGCTGGGCGAGCTGTTCACCGGCCGTGAGGTCGGCCGGCTGCGCGACCTGTTCTCCCGGATGCCCGCGTCGGCGCGCTCGCCCGCCGCCGAACTGGTGCGCGCGGCCCTGCACCTGACGGCCGACGACGTCGAGACCGCGGTGACGGTCCTGGACCGGGTCGCCCCCGCGCTGCCGCCGGAGGAGGCCGGTCCGCAGTTGGCGGCGGCGCTCCTGCACGCGGAGGCGGGGCGGCTGCTCGGCTCCGCCGAGATCGCCGACAGCGCGGCCCGCCGGGCCCACGGCCTGGAGCGCTCGGCGCCGCCCTCCCGGCTGGCCGAACACCCCGAGCTGCTCACCCACGTGGACGTCGACCTGGCCTCCGCCCTGCTCGCGGAGGGACGCCTGGAAGAGGCCGGCCAGGCGCTGGACGCGGCGGCACAGGCTCCGGTGTCGACGGCGACGGCGCTGCTGCGCCACGACTCGCTGTGTCGGCTGGCGCTGATCGACTACCTGCGCGGCTGGCCGGGCCGGGCCGAACAGCGGGTGCGCCGCGCCGACCAGGAGGCCGAGAGCGCCAGTCTCCCGGCGGACAGCCGGTTCGGCGTCGGCGACCTGGTCCTGGCCGCCGCGGCGCTGGAACGCGAGGAGGTGGGCGTCGCCCAGGAGGCGCTCACACGTCTGGAGACCGCGCAGGAGAGCCGGTCCGATCCCGTGGTCGCGCTCGGCCGGGGCGTGGTCAGGGCCGACCTGCACGTGGTCCAGGGGAATCCCGAGGCCGCCCTGGAGCTGCTGGAGGAGACCCGTCGGCACGAGCTGGCCGGGCATCCCTCGGCCTGGGGGCGCGAACGCCTGGCCATCACCGCCGCCGCGGCCCACCTGGCCGCCGGGCACCCCGAGGCCGCCCTGGAGGTCCTCGCCGAGGTGCAGGACGGCGGACCCGGCACGATCGTCGCCGCGGCCAGGGCACGTCTCGTCGCGGGCCGGACGGACGGGCGCACCGTCGAGCAGCTCCAGGCGCTGCGGGACGACCCAGAGGTCGGCACCGCGCCCCGCACCCGGGCGCTGCTGCTGCTGGCGCAGACGAGCTCGGCGCACGGCGACGACGACAGCACCCGGCTGCTGCGCCAGGCCATCGCCACGGCGCAGCCCGAGCGGCTGCGGCGCCCGTTCCGTGAGTGCGCGAGCTGGGTGCGCCCGCAGCTCCGGCGTCATCCCCAGCTGGCGCAGAGCCATCTGTGGCTCCCCGGCGACCTGCGTCCGCCCGGGCCCGACGGCGTCACCGACGGGGCGGCCGACGCGGCCGTCGAGGCGCTGACCGAGCGCGAGCTCTCGGTGCTGGCGTGCGCGGCGCGGATGATGTCGACGCAGGAGATCGCCGAGGACCTGTTCCTCTCGCCGAACACCGTGAAGACCCATCTCAAGAGCATCAACCGCAAACTGGCGACGTCGAGCCGGCGTGAGGCGGTGCGCAAGGCCGCCCGACTGCACCTGCTGGACGACCTCTGA
- a CDS encoding MFS transporter, producing the protein MTSTLSLPTAAGRRVLIPLALAQFICSFAGSSMNVMINDISADLDTTAQGVQVAITVFLLVMAALMIPGGKLTNRYGRKRCLMVGLATYGVGALLSAVAPGLGVLILGNSILEGVGTALLIPPVYILTTLLFVGTATRARAFGAIMALGGIGAAAGPLIGGLLTTAISWRANFGFQVLVIVVIIVLTRKLEDPLPADPTQPFDGVGAVLSAVGLVLVVTGILAADNNTWLMLGLMLGGAAVLAAFFWWIRRQERSGREPLLPMELFRHRVSNLGLVTQNAQWLVLMGASFTVGAYLQVVRGYSAIATGGVFTAATVGLLTTSLAAERLARRYAQRTLIVAGFVVTVAGIVLLLTLVRAFSDVWAFTPGLLLIGLGLGAMLTPSVNVVQSGFPDSLQGEISGLSRCISNLGSSLGTAVAGTILVSELTRNGYAAAMIALAAFGLAGLAAALLLPHDSPDRGAV; encoded by the coding sequence ATGACCAGCACCCTCTCCCTCCCCACCGCCGCCGGGCGGCGCGTGCTGATCCCGCTGGCCCTGGCCCAGTTCATCTGCAGCTTCGCCGGCTCCAGCATGAACGTGATGATCAACGACATCAGCGCGGACCTCGACACCACCGCCCAGGGCGTCCAGGTCGCCATCACCGTGTTCCTGCTGGTGATGGCCGCGTTGATGATCCCCGGCGGGAAGCTGACCAACCGGTACGGCCGCAAGCGGTGCCTGATGGTCGGTCTGGCCACCTACGGCGTGGGCGCGCTGCTCAGCGCGGTCGCTCCCGGGCTCGGGGTGCTGATCCTCGGCAACTCGATCCTGGAGGGCGTGGGCACCGCGCTGCTGATCCCCCCGGTCTACATCCTGACCACGCTGCTCTTCGTCGGCACCGCCACCCGGGCCCGCGCCTTCGGCGCGATCATGGCGCTCGGCGGCATCGGCGCGGCGGCGGGCCCGCTGATCGGCGGCCTGCTCACCACGGCGATCAGCTGGCGGGCCAACTTCGGCTTCCAGGTGCTGGTGATCGTCGTGATCATCGTGCTCACCCGGAAGCTGGAGGACCCGCTGCCGGCCGACCCGACCCAGCCCTTCGACGGCGTCGGCGCGGTCCTGTCCGCGGTCGGGCTGGTGCTGGTGGTGACCGGGATCCTCGCCGCGGACAACAACACCTGGCTGATGCTGGGGCTGATGCTCGGCGGTGCGGCGGTGCTGGCCGCGTTCTTCTGGTGGATCAGGAGGCAGGAGCGCTCCGGACGCGAGCCCCTGCTCCCCATGGAGCTCTTCCGTCACCGCGTGTCCAACCTGGGTCTGGTCACCCAGAACGCCCAGTGGCTGGTGCTGATGGGCGCCTCCTTCACGGTGGGCGCCTACCTCCAGGTGGTCCGCGGCTACAGCGCGATCGCCACCGGCGGCGTCTTCACCGCCGCCACCGTCGGCCTGCTGACCACCTCGCTGGCCGCCGAGCGCCTCGCCAGGCGCTACGCGCAGCGCACCCTGATCGTCGCGGGCTTCGTGGTCACCGTCGCGGGCATCGTGCTGCTGCTCACGCTCGTCCGCGCCTTCAGCGACGTGTGGGCGTTCACCCCGGGCCTGCTGCTGATCGGGCTGGGCCTCGGCGCGATGCTGACGCCGTCGGTCAACGTGGTGCAGTCCGGCTTCCCCGACAGCCTCCAGGGCGAGATCTCCGGGCTGTCCCGCTGCATCTCCAACCTCGGCTCCTCGCTGGGCACGGCCGTGGCCGGCACCATCCTGGTCTCCGAACTCACCAGGAACGGCTACGCCGCGGCCATGATCGCGCTCGCCGCCTTCGGTCTGGCCGGACTCGCCGCGGCACTCCTGCTGCCCCACGACAGCCCCGACCGCGGCGCCGTGTGA
- a CDS encoding globin domain-containing protein → MWFQSRRPGGEPPAGVPESDILSPPPQQGPPEGALTGRDVALIRASLAVVEPLAADLAVYFYAILFTRFPQVREMFPPGMDVQRGRLLRALLHIVDLVDDPEGLQRFCAHLGRDHRKFGTQTAHYDAVGECLLASLERFAADAWNPEVARAWTRAYAAVARTMTEAADQDAQVRPAVWNARIVHRQLFGHGIAAITVLPDQPYRYSAGQYVSMETPWWPREWRYYSPANAPRADGTITFHVRAVPTGWVSNALVRRSAVGDVVRLGPPLGDMVLDPASGRDILCVAGGTGLAPIRAIVEESARSEQQRRMDVFIGARTSDELYGLDDMLRFAQRNHWLQVRAAVSDEDILGLSGSLPQVLAKFGPWYRHDAYLSGPAPMVTATADALTRTGVPLSRIRHDPLDLPSLSLA, encoded by the coding sequence GTGTGGTTCCAGTCCCGCCGCCCCGGAGGCGAGCCCCCGGCCGGTGTTCCCGAGAGCGACATCCTGAGCCCGCCGCCCCAGCAGGGCCCTCCCGAAGGCGCCCTGACCGGCCGTGACGTCGCCCTGATCCGGGCGAGCCTGGCCGTGGTCGAGCCGCTGGCCGCGGATCTCGCGGTCTACTTCTACGCGATCCTCTTCACCCGCTTTCCCCAGGTCAGGGAGATGTTCCCGCCGGGCATGGACGTCCAGCGCGGACGCCTGCTGCGCGCCCTGCTGCACATCGTCGACCTCGTCGACGACCCGGAGGGGCTGCAGCGCTTCTGCGCGCATCTGGGCCGCGACCACCGCAAGTTCGGCACGCAGACCGCCCACTACGACGCCGTCGGGGAGTGCCTGCTCGCCTCGCTCGAACGGTTCGCCGCGGACGCGTGGAACCCGGAGGTGGCCCGCGCCTGGACGCGTGCCTACGCCGCCGTCGCCCGGACCATGACGGAGGCGGCCGACCAGGACGCCCAGGTGCGCCCTGCGGTGTGGAACGCCAGGATCGTGCACCGCCAGCTGTTCGGGCACGGCATCGCCGCGATCACGGTGCTGCCCGACCAGCCCTACCGGTACTCCGCCGGACAGTACGTCAGCATGGAGACCCCGTGGTGGCCCCGCGAGTGGCGCTACTACTCGCCCGCCAACGCGCCGCGGGCCGACGGCACGATCACCTTCCACGTCCGCGCCGTGCCCACCGGCTGGGTGAGCAACGCGTTGGTCCGCCGCTCCGCCGTCGGCGACGTGGTCCGGCTCGGGCCTCCGCTGGGCGACATGGTCCTCGACCCGGCGTCGGGCCGCGACATCCTGTGCGTCGCCGGCGGCACCGGGCTGGCGCCGATCCGGGCCATCGTGGAGGAGAGCGCCCGCAGCGAGCAGCAGCGCCGGATGGACGTCTTCATCGGCGCGCGCACGTCCGACGAGCTCTACGGGCTCGACGACATGCTCCGCTTCGCCCAGCGCAACCACTGGCTCCAGGTCCGCGCCGCCGTGTCCGACGAGGACATCCTCGGCCTGAGCGGATCGCTGCCCCAGGTGCTGGCGAAGTTCGGCCCCTGGTACCGGCACGACGCCTACCTCAGCGGCCCGGCCCCGATGGTCACCGCCACGGCCGACGCCCTCACCAGAACCGGCGTGCCGCTCTCGCGCATCCGCCACGACCCGCTCGACCTGCCCTCCCTGTCCCTGGCCTGA
- a CDS encoding pyridoxamine 5'-phosphate oxidase family protein: MLQQRHGTAERAAAFYDRQVHPSLTSAMRAFIARMPMVFLSTADAGGECDASFRAGPPGFVQVLDDRTLAYPEYRGNGVMASSGNIAENPHLGMLFMDFTHDHVGLHVNGTAALYPDARLRSRHPDLPVDPAPGRRPELWVHVRVDEAYIHCSKHIPHLEPAARPRDPESTRPRDQHYFTAPQLPRQPDGYPPVAAELAEEHEKAPQGGRARWRGLSRHR, translated from the coding sequence ATGCTGCAGCAACGGCACGGCACCGCGGAACGCGCCGCCGCGTTCTACGACCGCCAGGTGCACCCGTCGCTGACCTCGGCCATGCGCGCGTTCATCGCCCGGATGCCGATGGTCTTCCTCTCCACCGCCGACGCCGGGGGCGAGTGCGACGCGAGCTTCCGGGCGGGACCGCCCGGCTTCGTCCAGGTCCTGGACGACCGCACCCTGGCCTATCCCGAGTACCGCGGCAACGGCGTGATGGCCAGCAGCGGCAACATCGCCGAGAACCCCCACCTCGGCATGCTGTTCATGGACTTCACCCACGACCACGTCGGACTGCACGTCAACGGCACCGCGGCGCTCTACCCGGACGCCCGGCTGCGCAGCCGCCACCCCGACCTGCCGGTCGACCCGGCCCCCGGCCGCCGCCCCGAACTCTGGGTCCACGTCCGTGTCGACGAGGCGTACATCCACTGCTCCAAGCACATCCCCCATCTGGAGCCCGCCGCGCGCCCCCGCGACCCCGAGTCCACCCGTCCGCGCGACCAGCACTACTTCACCGCGCCGCAGCTTCCCCGGCAGCCGGACGGGTACCCCCCGGTCGCCGCGGAGCTCGCCGAGGAGCACGAGAAGGCGCCCCAGGGCGGGCGCGCCCGGTGGCGGGGGCTCAGCCGTCACCGTTGA